A genomic segment from Actinomyces lilanjuaniae encodes:
- a CDS encoding TetR/AcrR family transcriptional regulator, whose amino-acid sequence MSVRNGKRSRRMSASERREQLIDVARGLFAEKGFEATSIEEVAARAQVSKPVVYEHFGGKEGLYATIVDRELAAISATITEALGSARSASVITERAALALLTYIESSSDGFQILSAGSGRAAGSYSTLLADVAVQVSGILASRFCAHGLDPRTAPLYAQMLVGMVATPSQWWLRNRTMNTEQVTMSKEEVAAHVVNLAWNGLSGLEPDPVLRADDVPAHGTDDADSTDDVTTAS is encoded by the coding sequence ATGTCCGTCAGAAACGGCAAGCGTTCCCGCCGGATGAGCGCCTCCGAGCGTCGTGAGCAGCTCATCGACGTCGCTCGGGGCCTCTTCGCGGAGAAGGGATTCGAGGCCACCAGCATCGAGGAGGTCGCGGCACGGGCACAGGTGTCCAAACCTGTGGTGTATGAGCACTTCGGGGGGAAGGAGGGCCTGTACGCCACCATCGTCGACCGGGAGCTGGCCGCGATCTCCGCGACGATTACCGAGGCTCTCGGCTCCGCACGGTCCGCGTCCGTCATCACCGAGCGGGCGGCCCTAGCCCTGCTGACCTACATCGAGAGCTCCTCGGACGGCTTCCAGATCCTGTCCGCCGGCTCGGGCAGGGCCGCAGGCTCCTACTCCACCCTGCTGGCCGACGTCGCCGTCCAGGTCTCCGGGATCCTGGCCTCCCGGTTCTGCGCCCATGGGCTCGACCCACGCACCGCCCCCCTGTACGCCCAGATGCTGGTGGGAATGGTCGCGACCCCGTCACAGTGGTGGTTGAGAAACCGCACAATGAACACGGAGCAGGTCACGATGAGCAAGGAGGAGGTCGCCGCCCACGTGGTCAACCTGGCCTGGAACGGCCTGAGCGGGCTGGAACCAGACCCCGTGCTCCGGGCCGACGACGTCCCCGCCCACGGCACCGACGACGCCGACAGCACCGACGACGTGACAACGGC
- a CDS encoding ribose-phosphate diphosphokinase — MTGIITTGEKRLVIVSGRAHPELAQGVAAELGTEVLSSTAYDFANGETYVRFNESVRGCDAFVLQSHGDRVNDWLMEQLIMVDALKRASAKRITVVAPFFPYARQDKKHLGREPISARLVADLYQTAGADRLMSVDLHTSQEQGFFDGPWDHLWAQPVLVDYVRTRVVPANATVVSPDAGRIRVAERWASALGGTPLAFVHKTRDVTRPNESVANRVVGDVEGRSCVLVDDMIDTGGTIAKAVQVLLGSGAKDVIVAATHGVLSGPAVDRLSSCGAREVIVTDTLPIPVGKQFDQLTILPIAPLLARAVKAVFDDGSITSLFDAMGA, encoded by the coding sequence ATGACAGGCATCATCACCACCGGCGAGAAGCGGCTGGTCATTGTCTCCGGGAGGGCTCACCCCGAGCTGGCCCAGGGGGTTGCTGCTGAGTTGGGGACGGAGGTCCTGTCCTCCACGGCCTACGACTTCGCCAACGGAGAGACCTACGTCCGCTTCAATGAGTCGGTGCGGGGATGCGACGCCTTCGTGCTGCAGTCTCACGGTGACCGTGTCAACGACTGGCTCATGGAGCAGCTCATCATGGTTGACGCCCTCAAGCGAGCCTCAGCCAAGCGTATTACCGTGGTGGCGCCCTTCTTCCCCTACGCCCGCCAGGACAAGAAGCACCTGGGGCGCGAGCCTATCTCAGCCCGTCTGGTGGCAGACCTGTACCAGACAGCGGGCGCGGACCGCCTCATGAGCGTGGACCTGCACACCTCCCAGGAGCAGGGGTTCTTTGACGGTCCCTGGGACCACCTGTGGGCGCAGCCGGTCCTGGTGGACTACGTGCGGACCCGGGTGGTCCCCGCTAACGCCACGGTGGTCTCCCCGGACGCGGGGCGTATCCGTGTGGCCGAGCGCTGGGCCAGCGCCCTGGGCGGGACCCCCCTGGCTTTTGTCCACAAGACGCGTGACGTCACGCGTCCCAACGAGTCCGTAGCCAACCGGGTGGTCGGTGACGTGGAGGGTCGCTCCTGCGTCCTGGTTGACGACATGATCGACACCGGGGGCACGATTGCCAAGGCGGTCCAGGTCCTGCTGGGCTCCGGGGCCAAGGACGTCATCGTGGCGGCCACCCACGGCGTGCTCTCCGGGCCCGCGGTAGACCGCCTGTCCTCCTGCGGCGCCCGCGAGGTCATCGTTACCGACACGCTGCCGATCCCCGTGGGTAAGCAGTTCGACCAGCTGACGATCCTGCCGATCGCCCCGCTACTGGCTCGCGCGGTCAAGGCCGTGTTCGATGACGGCAGTATCACCTCCCTCTTTGACGCCATGGGGGCGTGA